The genomic DNA GAATGAAAAATGAGTTTTTCCAGAATTTTTGTCGCTTTGGACGAATCGCAATTGAGCGATACGGTATTTCGCCATGCTATGGAATTGGCAGACACTTCGCAATCGCAGTTGATGCTTTTTCACTGCATGGATCCGGAAATTGCTGGGGAACCAATTATCCCAGTTCCCATTGAAGTGGGGTTGTATCCCGATTTGGTGGAAAGTGCCCACAAAAACCAACAGGATTGGCTGCAAAAACAAACGGAACACATTCGCCTCTGGTTGCAAAAAATGAGCGAAGAGGCTAGCAAAAGGGGGATTTCTACAGAACTTGATTTTAAAATAGACGAGGCAGGTCCTGGGATCTGCCGTGC from Geitlerinema sp. PCC 9228 includes the following:
- a CDS encoding universal stress protein; translated protein: MSFSRIFVALDESQLSDTVFRHAMELADTSQSQLMLFHCMDPEIAGEPIIPVPIEVGLYPDLVESAHKNQQDWLQKQTEHIRLWLQKMSEEASKRGISTELDFKIDEAGPGICRAAKAWNADAIVVGRRGRRGLAEVLLGSVSNYVVHNAHCSVLVIQTGESSDRSETASQANQEETATPSQ